A stretch of Spodoptera frugiperda isolate SF20-4 chromosome 6, AGI-APGP_CSIRO_Sfru_2.0, whole genome shotgun sequence DNA encodes these proteins:
- the LOC126910811 gene encoding THO complex subunit 4-like, which yields MVNQISMGRGAGRKFNASKIPGDSRGKADSGVVRTILRGKQRGDICKSARIPKRNGLIKKHVNALLSECVAAGHTKLLISNLDARASGFDILELFSEFGTIKAIKMNYDTTQRSTRTAEISFERYADALNAYNEYSGRSLDERPMEVRFADPNFQNDVTSDEAGKDIQTVDRDVTKLYILNLDNKITDSDLKELFSEFDSFISAVVHYDESGRSLGTAVIAYQSKADALKAYDEYHGRTLDGRTMFIAITETTNFDLGNSCDNNGGGFDLHHFCKIIPFVGK from the coding sequence ATGGTCAACCAAATTTCAATGGGTCGCGGTGCTGGGCGTAAATTCAATGCGTCTAAGATACCTGGTGATAGCCGTGGCAAAGCTGATAGTGGAGTTGTGAGGACCATTCTACGAGGAAAACAACGTGGAGATATTTGTAAATCAGCAAGAATCCCAAAACGCAATGGACTTATCAAAAAGCATGTAAATGCTTTGCTATCAGAATGTGTCGCAGCCGGTCATACTAAACTATTGATCTCGAATTTAGATGCAAGAGCCTCAGGTTTCGACATTCTGGAACTGTTTTCCGAATTTGGCACCATTAAGGCAATTAAGATGAATTATGACACTACTCAAAGGTCCACAAGAACCGCTGAAATAAGTTTTGAAAGGTATGCCGATGCATTGAATGCTTATAACGAATATAGTGGGAGATCATTAGATGAGAGACCAATGGAAGTAAGATTTGCGGATCCCAACTTCCAAAACGACGTAACCAGTGATGAAGCTGGAAAAGATATACAAACAGTAGATAGAGATGTTACCAAATTGTATATCTTAAATTTGGATAATAAAATCACCGATTCTGACCTGAAAGAGCTGTTTTCAGAATTTGACAGTTTTATAAGTGCAGTAGTTCATTATGATGAAAGTGGAAGATCCTTGGGCACTGCAGTAATTGCTTACCAAAGCAAAGCAGATGCATTAAAAGCATACGACGAGTACCACGGTAGGACATTGGACGGAAGAACGATGTTCATTGCAATTACTGAGACGACCAATTTTGATCTTGGCAATAGCTGCGATAATAATGGTGGTGGTTTCGATCTTcaccatttttgtaaaattataccCTTCGTCGGAAAATAA
- the LOC118267968 gene encoding polyadenylate-binding protein 1-A-like gives MVNQIEMGAGAGCKFNSSRVPSGSCEETNDGVMESMLQGRPCEDISNPSKLNGQDQKIAPSSGPAKILISNLDDHISGLDIQELFSAFGKTTSVVMCYSNGRSIGTAEVVYERVADALKACSEYNGKALDGRTMHIQLATIKETSEGSHYYGGSEPAMTEVSTSTTKLTVTNLNVQVSDCNVQELFSIFDSFVSAGIIYDDSGRSTCTAEVIFDRQIDALKAYDVFHGKTLAGKTMFITYTAPEIPNFGVGESGGYQCGGYDVHQTSQVTWRSRRWWNSWQL, from the coding sequence ATGGTCAACCAAATAGAAATGGGTGCCGGCGCAGGATGTAAATTCAATTCGTCTAGAGTGCCTAGTGGTAGCTGTGAAGAAACAAACGATGGAGTTATGGAGAGCATGCTACAAGGAAGACCCTGTGAGGACATATCAAATCCATCGAAACTGAATGGACAAGATCAGAAAATTGCCCCGTCATCCGGCCCTGCTAAAATTTTGATATCAAATCTGGACGATCACATATCCGGATTAGATATCCAAGAGCTGTTCTCAGCATTTGGCAAAACCACAAGTGTAGTTATGTGTTACAGTAATGGTAGATCCATAGGAACTGCTGAGGTAGTGTATGAAAGAGTAGCCGACGCATTAAAAGCATGTAGTGAATATAATGGAAAAGCATTAGATGGAAGGACCATGCATATACAACTTGCAACTATAAAAGAAACAAGTGAAGGCAGCCACTACTATGGAGGCAGTGAACCGGCTATGACAGAAGTATCAACCAGTACCACCAAATTAACCGTGACAAATCTGAATGTCCAAGTCTCCGATTGCAACGTGCAAGAACTGTTCTCCATATTCGACAGTTTTGTTAGTGCAGGGATAATTTATGATGATAGTGGAAGATCCACGTGTACGGCCGAAGTTATTTTTGATAGGCAAATCGATGCGTTAAAAGCATACGATGTATTTCACGGGAAAACATTGGCAGGAAAGACGATGTTCATAACATATACTGCCCCTGAAATTCCCAACTTCGGTGTTGGTGAAAGCGGAGGCTATCAATGCGGCGGCTACGATGTTCACCAAACTTCTCAAGTTACGTGGCGCAGTCGACGTTGGTGGAATAGTTGGCAGCTTTGA
- the LOC126910812 gene encoding uncharacterized protein LOC126910812, with protein MEIAREDYYIYFLSTVGITYNGPTGRQEAENSEELMDTSDIEEDCDESMSEDDSNDDEDKDNYNDDDMEEDTDSDDETIIIDDEDDEEDRENNRPADSPMPVMMPYRHWQPGDYLKPSNRQF; from the coding sequence ATGGAAATAGCACGGGAAGATTATTACATTTACTTCTTAAGTACAGTGGGAATAACTTATAATGGACCTACTGGCAGACAGGAAGCAGAGAACAGTGAAGAATTAATGGATACCAGTGACATCGAGGAGGATTGCGACGAGAGCATGAGTGAAGATGACAGCAATGATGATGAGGATAAAGAcaattataatgatgatgacatgGAAGAAGATACCGACTCCGATGACGAGACGATAATAATCGATGACGAAGATGACGAAGAGGACCGTGAAAACAATCGCCCTGCTGATTCGCCCATGCCCGTGATGATGCCGTACCGCCATTGGCAGCCTGGAGATTACCTGAAACCATCTAATAGGCAGTTctga
- the LOC126910810 gene encoding trigger factor-like, with product MEIAREDYYIYFLSTVGITYNGPTGREEGENSEELMDTSDIEEDGDENMSENDSNDDEDKENYNDDDMEEDTDSDDETIIIDDEDDEEDRENNRPADSPMPVMMPYRHWQPGDYLKPSNRQF from the coding sequence ATGGAAATAGCACGGGAAGATTATTACATTTACTTCTTAAGTACGGTGGGAATAACTTATAATGGACCTACCGGCAGAGAGGAAGGAGAGAACAGTGAAGAATTAATGGATACCAGTGACATCGAGGAGGATGGCGACGAGAACATGAGTGAAAACGACAGCAATGACGATGaggataaagaaaattataacgaTGATGACATGGAAGAAGATACCGACTCCGATGACGAGACGATAATAATCGATGACGAAGATGACGAAGAGGACCGTGAAAACAATCGCCCTGCTGATTCGCCCATGCCCGTGATGATGCCGTACCGCCATTGGCAGCCTGGAGATTACCTGAAACCATCTAATAGGCAGTTCTGa
- the LOC126910813 gene encoding polyadenylate-binding protein 1-A-like, whose translation MVNQIEMGAGAGCKFNSSRVPSGSCEETNDGVMESMLQGRPCEDISNPSKLNGQDQKIAPSSGPAKILISNLDDHISGLDIQELFSAFGKTTSVVMCYSNGRSIGTAEVVYEREADALKACDEYNGKVLDGRTMHIQLATIKETSEGSHYCGGSEPAMTERSTSTTKLTVTNLNVQVSDCNVQELFSIFDSFVSAGIIYDDSGRSTCTAEVIFDRQIDALKAYDAFHGKTLAGKTMFLTYTAPEIPNFGVGESGGYQCGGYDVHQTSQVTWRSRRWWNSWQL comes from the coding sequence ATGGTCAACCAAATAGAAATGGGTGCCGGCGCAGGATGTAAATTCAATTCGTCTAGAGTGCCTAGTGGTAGCTGTGAAGAAACAAACGATGGAGTTATGGAGAGCATGCTACAAGGAAGACCCTGTGAGGACATATCAAATCCATCGAAACTGAATGGACAAGATCAGAAAATTGCCCCGTCATCCGGCCCTGCTAAAATTTTGATATCAAATCTGGACGATCACATATCCGGATTAGATATCCAAGAGCTGTTCTCAGCATTTGGCAAAACCACAAGTGTAGTTATGTGTTACAGTAATGGTAGATCCATAGGAACTGCTGAGGTAGTGTATGAAAGAGAAGCCGACGCATTAAAAGCATGCGACGAATATAATGGAAAAGTATTAGATGGAAGAACAATGCATATACAACTTGCAACTATAAAAGAAACAAGTGAAGGCAGCCACTACTGTGGAGGCAGTGAACCGGCTATGACAGAAAGATCAACCAGTACCACCAAATTAACCGTGACAAATCTGAATGTCCAAGTCTCCGATTGCAACGTGCAAGAACTGTTCTCCATATTCGACAGTTTTGTTAGTGCAGGGATAATTTATGATGATAGTGGAAGATCCACGTGTACGGCCGAAGTTATTTTTGATAGGCAAATCGATGCGTTAAAAGCATACGACGCATTCCACGGGAAAACATTGGCAGGAAAGACGATGTTCCTAACATATACTGCCCCTGAAATTCCCAACTTCGGTGTTGGTGAAAGCGGAGGCTATCAATGCGGCGGCTACGATGTTCACCAAACTTCTCAAGTTACGTGGCGCAGTCGACGTTGGTGGAATAGTTGGCAGCTTTGA
- the LOC118267480 gene encoding THO complex subunit 4-like, with protein sequence MVNQISMGRGAGRKFNTSKIPGGGRGKADSGVVRTILRGKQRGDICKSARIPRRNGLIKKHVNALLSECVAAGHTKLLISNLDARASGFDILELFSEFGTIKAIKMNYDTTQRSTRTAEISFERYADALNAYNEYSGRSLDERPMEVRFADPNFQNDVTSDEAGKDIQTVDVTKLYILNLDNKITDSDLKELFSEFDSFISAVVHYDESGRSLGTAVIAYQSRADALKAYDEYHGRALDGRTMFIAITETTNFDLGNSCDNNGGGFDLHHFCKIIPFVGK encoded by the coding sequence ATGGTCAACCAAATTTCAATGGGTCGCGGTGCTGGGCGTAAATTCAATACGTCTAAGATACCTGGTGGTGGCCGTGGCAAAGCTGATAGTGGAGTCGTGAGGACCATTCTACGAGGAAAACAACGTGGAGATATTTGTAAATCAGCAAGAATCCCAAGACGCAATGGACTTATCAAAAAGCATGTAAATGCTTTGCTATCAGAATGTGTCGCAGCCGGTCATACTAAACTATTGATCTCGAATTTAGATGCAAGAGCCTCAGGTTTCGACATTCTGGAACTGTTTTCCGAATTTGGCACTATTAAGgcaattaaaatgaattatgaCACTACTCAAAGGTCCACAAGAACCGCTGAAATAAGTTTTGAAAGGTATGCCGATGCATTGAATGCTTATAACGAATATAGTGGGAGATCATTAGATGAGAGACCAATGGAAGTAAGATTTGCGGATCCCAACTTCCAAAACGACGTAACCAGTGATGAAGCTGGAAAAGATATACAAACAGTAGATGTTACCAAATTGTATATCTTAAATTTGGATAATAAAATCACCGATTCTGACCTGAAAGAGCTGTTTTCAGAATTTGACAGTTTTATAAGTGCAGTAGTTCATTATGATGAAAGTGGAAGATCCTTGGGCACTGCAGTAATTGCTTACCAAAGCAGAGCAGATGCATTAAAAGCATACGACGAGTACCACGGTAGGGCATTGGACGGAAGAACGATGTTCATTGCAATTACTGAGACGACCAATTTTGATCTTGGCAATAGCTGCGATAATAATGGTGGTGGTTTCGATCTTcaccatttttgtaaaattataccCTTCGTCGGAAAATAA
- the LOC118267969 gene encoding uncharacterized protein LOC118267969 yields MLQKANGESTLSKTRAYKWYKAFKSGRDVIEDLPRSGRPSTSATEVNIAKVKEIVTENPHSTLREIATELSVSHESIRTILTNNLGMKHVAARLVPKDLNFFQKLNRMRVAEDMLERVNSDPTFMKRIVTGDETWVYEFDMQTSQQASEWRLPTEPKPKKPRQSRSKVKVMLTIFFDYRGVVHSEFLPEGQTCLDYHGLGIGVNGNLNIIFKLLGLRSHNGTVVR; encoded by the exons ATGTTACAGAAGGCTAACGGTGAATCGACTTTATCAAAAACTCGTGCTTATAAGTGGTACAAAGCGTTCAAAAGCGGTCGAGATGTGATAGAAGATTTGCCTCGCTCTGGTAGGCCATCAACGTCTGCAACTGAAGTTAACATCGCAAAAGTGAAGGAAATAGTGACTGAAAATCCTCATTCAACTTTGAGAGAGATAGCCACCGAACTTTCTGTATCTCACGAGTCGATTCGTACCATTTTAACTAATAATTTGGGTATGAAACATGTTGCCGCTCGGCTAGTCCCAAAAGACCTgaattttttccaaaaactcaATCGCATGAGAGTCGCTGAGGACATGCTAGAACGAGTAAATTCCGACCCAACATTCATGAAACGCATTGTTACTGGTGACGAGACGTGGGTTTATGAGTTTGACATGCAAACTAGTCAACAAGCTTCGGAGTGGCGCCTTCCAACTGAACCGAAACCGAAAAAACCACGCCAAAGTCgttcaaaagtcaaagtcatgtTGACTATTTTCTTTGACTATCGCGGTGTTGTGCACTCGGAATTCTTGCCGGAAGGTCAAACG TGTCTGGACTATCACGGTCTGGGCATCGGAGTCAACGGCAACTTGAACATCATCTTCAAGCTGCTCGGACTCCGCTCGCACAATGGGACCGTTGTACGTTAA
- the LOC126910809 gene encoding polyadenylate-binding protein 1-A-like, which translates to MVNQIEMGAGAGCKFNSSRVPSGSCEETNDGVMESMLQGRPCEDISNPSKLNGQDHKIAPSSGPAKILISNLDDHISGLDIQELFSAFGKTTSVVMCYSNGRSTGTAEVVYEREADALKACSEYNGKALDGRTMHIQLATIKETSEGSYYCGGSEPAMTERSTSTTKLTVTNLNVQVSDSNVQELFSIFDSFVSAGIIYDDSGRSTCTAEVIFDRQIDALKAYDAFHGKTLAGKTMFLTYTAPEIPNFGVGESGGHQCGGYDVHQTSQVTWRSRRWWNSWQL; encoded by the coding sequence ATGGTCAACCAAATAGAAATGGGTGCCGGCGCAGGATGTAAATTCAATTCGTCTAGAGTGCCTAGTGGTAGCTGTGAAGAAACAAACGATGGAGTTATGGAGAGCATGCTACAAGGAAGACCCTGTGAGGACATATCAAATCCATCGAAACTGAATGGACAAGATCACAAAATTGCCCCGTCATCCGGCCCTGCTAAAATTTTGATATCAAATCTGGACGATCACATATCCGGATTAGATATCCAAGAGCTGTTCTCAGCATTTGGCAAAACCACAAGTGTAGTTATGTGTTACAGTAACGGTAGATCCACAGGAACTGCTGAGGTAGTGTATGAAAGAGAAGCCGACGCATTAAAAGCATGTAGTGAATATAATGGAAAAGCATTAGATGGAAGAACTATGCATATACAACTTGCAACTATAAAAGAAACAAGTGAAGGCAGCTACTACTGTGGAGGCAGTGAACCGGCTATGACAGAAAGATCAACCAGTACCACCAAATTAACCGTGACAAATTTGAATGTTCAAGTCTCCGATTCTAACGTGCAAGAACTGTTCTCCATATTCGACAGTTTTGTTAGTGCAGGGATAATTTATGATGATAGTGGAAGATCCACGTGTACGGCCGAAGTTATTTTTGATAGGCAAATCGATGCGTTAAAAGCATACGACGCATTCCACGGGAAAACATTGGCAGGAAAGACGATGTTCCTAACATATACTGCTCCTGAAATTCCCAACTTCGGTGTTGGTGAAAGCGGAGGCCATCAATGCGGCGGCTACGATGTTCACCAAACTTCTCAAGTTACGTGGCGCAGTCGACGTTGGTGGAATAGTTGGCAGCTTTGA